The window CACCGGCGCCGACCGGGTGCGGAGCTTCGGCGGCAGTGCGGTGCGGATCGGTTATCCGACAGTGGATCTCGACACGCTCTACCTCGACGGCGCTCGGCGCGTGATGGCCGAACGTGGGGTGGATGTGCGGTTGCGCACCCGCGCGGTCACGGTGACCACGGATGCCGGCCGGGCGACCGGGGTCACGCTGAGTGACGGTGCGACCGTGGCGGCCGATGCGGTGGTGCTCGCCGTCCCGTCGTGGAATCTGCGTTCCCTCCTCGACGACGTGCCGAGTTCGGAGGACGCGCGTCTGTCGGCCAAGAAGCTCGAACCCATTCCGATCATGAACGCCTATGTTCTGCTCGACCGGCCTCTGGGTACGGTCGCTCCGTGGGAGTCGTTGCTGGACAGCGATATCGGCTGGGTATTCGACCGCGACCGGATGCACGGTCCCCGCGACGACGGCAACCACCTGTACGCGCTGACCACCTGCGCCGCCTATGACCTCATGCCCTTGAAGAACTCCGAGGTCGCCGACCGTCTGGTGCGGGCGCTGCGGGACAGCTACCCGGCCGCGGCCGACGCCGAGGTCCTCGACGTCACGGTCGTGCCGTGGCCCAGAGCGACGTTCTCGTCACGGGTGGGGATGTCGACGATTCGTCCGCAGAACCGGACAGCGCTGCCGAACCTCGCGCTCGCCGGCGACTGGACCCACAACGACTGGCCGACCACGATGGAGGGCGCGGCGCAAAGTGCCTCGCACGCCGTCGATCTGGTGCATGCCGAGCTGGGCGGCTCGGGCTAGGCGATCTCTGCGCAGGACT is drawn from Mycolicibacterium gilvum and contains these coding sequences:
- the hpnE gene encoding hydroxysqualene dehydroxylase HpnE, which produces MHPSSSQHVVVVGGGLAGLASTVWLAELGYRVTLLESNGSLGGRTIGLTSGHGDAIENGQHVFAGSYENIFRYLDSIGTRHLLEFPDQFGVRYPGGHAEKFGLRLANLRRMMLGRVRGLGLPTLLRASPAWARLMRDVIRFDDSLDDITVDEWFDRVGFPPEVRRVVLNSMVIGLLNEQPHLASAHAFAALLRTGADRVRSFGGSAVRIGYPTVDLDTLYLDGARRVMAERGVDVRLRTRAVTVTTDAGRATGVTLSDGATVAADAVVLAVPSWNLRSLLDDVPSSEDARLSAKKLEPIPIMNAYVLLDRPLGTVAPWESLLDSDIGWVFDRDRMHGPRDDGNHLYALTTCAAYDLMPLKNSEVADRLVRALRDSYPAAADAEVLDVTVVPWPRATFSSRVGMSTIRPQNRTALPNLALAGDWTHNDWPTTMEGAAQSASHAVDLVHAELGGSG